A genome region from Erigeron canadensis isolate Cc75 unplaced genomic scaffold, C_canadensis_v1 Conyza_canadensis_unscaffolded:230, whole genome shotgun sequence includes the following:
- the LOC122584347 gene encoding 30S ribosomal protein S7, chloroplastic: protein MSRRGTAEEKTAKSDPIYRNRLVNMLVNRILKHGKKSLAYQIIYRAVKKIQQKTETNPLSVLRQAIHGVTPGIAVKARRVGGSTHQVPVEIGSTQGKALAIRWLLAASRKRPGRNMAFKLSSELVDAAKGSGDAIRKREETHRMAEANRAFAHFR from the coding sequence ATGTCACGTCGAGGTACTGCAGAAGAAAAAACTGCAAAATCTGATCCAATTTATCGTAATCGATTAGTTAACATGTTGGTTAACCGTATTCTGAAACACGGAAAAAAATCATTGGCTTATCAAATTATCTATCGAGCCGTGAAAAAGATTCAACAAAAGACAGAAACAAATCCACTATCTGTTTTACGTCAAGCAATACATGGAGTAACTCCGGGTATAGCAGTAAAAGCAAGACGTGTAGGTGGATCGACTCATCAAGTTCCCGTTGAAATAGGATCCACGCAAGGAAAAGCACTTGCCATTCGTTGGTTATTAGCGGCATCCCGAAAACGTCCGGGTCGAAATATGGCTTTCAAATTAAGTTCCGAATTAGTGGATGCTGCCAAAGGGAGTGGCGATGCCATACGCAAAAGGGAAGAGACTCATAGAATGGCAGAGGCAAATAGAGCTTTTGCACATTTTCGTTAA